The Roseicyclus marinus genome has a segment encoding these proteins:
- a CDS encoding AMP-binding protein, which produces MVDAGKRSPARGGLVLAQTDAPTGVPDSVPALLARNVAQFGSKPAYREKEFGIWQSWTWAEAAEEIEAIALGLLVLGVNRGDHVAIIGRNRPALYWSMVAAQKVGAVPVPLYQDAVAEEMAYVLEHCFARFVICGDQEQVDKVLEVQERVPQIEHIIYQDARGLRKYDHSKLHSLASVQAEGRAAQERLGQELATREAELDFNSTCVMLYTSGTTGKPKGVVLSNRNIIMTAKASSEFDGLRADDEVLAYLPMAWVGDFIFSIGQAYWAGFCVNCPESAETMMTDLREIGPTYFFAPPRVFETLLTQVMIRMEDAGAFKRKMFHHFLEHAKTVGPQLLDGKPVGMADRLKYALGNLLVIGPLKNTLGLTRIRVGYTAGEAIGPEIFDFYRALGINLKQLYGQTEASVFITQQPDHEVRPDTVGVPSPGVELRIAENGEVYYRSPGVFVEYYKNPESTASTKDPDGWVATGDAGFIEEGTGHLRIIDRAKDVGKMADGSLFAPKYVENKLKFFPNILEAVVFGNGRDFCTAFINIDLTAVGNWAERNNIAYGSYQELAGHERVLGMIQGHVEEVNRSLADDAMLSGCQVHRFLVLHKELDADDGELTRTRKVRRRIIEEKFADLIDALYAGKAQQYTETEVTYEDGRKGKISATLELRDAMVVGAGPETRVAAE; this is translated from the coding sequence ATGGTGGACGCCGGGAAGAGGAGCCCGGCGAGGGGAGGATTGGTTTTGGCTCAGACAGACGCACCCACGGGTGTTCCCGATTCCGTGCCCGCGCTTTTGGCGCGGAACGTGGCACAATTCGGTTCCAAGCCCGCCTATCGGGAAAAGGAATTCGGCATCTGGCAAAGCTGGACCTGGGCCGAGGCCGCCGAGGAGATCGAGGCCATCGCGCTGGGCCTGTTGGTGCTGGGGGTGAACCGGGGCGACCATGTCGCCATCATCGGTCGCAACCGGCCCGCGCTTTATTGGTCGATGGTCGCGGCGCAAAAGGTGGGGGCGGTTCCCGTGCCGCTCTACCAGGACGCGGTGGCCGAAGAGATGGCCTATGTGCTGGAGCATTGTTTCGCGCGGTTCGTGATCTGCGGCGACCAGGAACAGGTCGACAAGGTGCTGGAGGTGCAGGAGCGCGTGCCCCAGATCGAGCACATCATCTACCAGGATGCGCGGGGGCTGAGGAAATACGACCATTCCAAGCTGCATTCGCTGGCCAGCGTTCAGGCCGAGGGGCGGGCGGCGCAGGAGCGGCTTGGGCAGGAGCTGGCGACGCGCGAGGCGGAGCTGGATTTCAACTCGACCTGCGTGATGCTGTATACGAGCGGCACGACCGGCAAGCCCAAGGGCGTCGTCCTGTCCAACCGCAACATCATCATGACCGCCAAGGCGTCGAGCGAATTCGACGGGCTGCGCGCGGATGACGAGGTTCTGGCCTATCTGCCGATGGCCTGGGTGGGCGATTTCATCTTTTCCATCGGTCAGGCCTATTGGGCGGGGTTCTGCGTGAACTGCCCGGAATCGGCGGAAACGATGATGACCGATCTGCGCGAGATCGGGCCGACCTATTTCTTTGCGCCGCCGCGCGTGTTCGAGACACTGCTGACGCAGGTGATGATCCGGATGGAGGATGCGGGCGCGTTCAAGCGCAAGATGTTCCACCATTTCCTGGAACACGCGAAGACCGTGGGTCCGCAATTGCTGGACGGCAAGCCCGTGGGCATGGCCGACCGGCTGAAATACGCCTTGGGCAACCTGCTGGTGATCGGGCCCTTGAAGAACACGCTGGGGCTGACGCGCATCCGGGTGGGGTATACGGCGGGTGAGGCGATCGGGCCCGAGATCTTCGATTTCTACCGGGCGCTGGGGATCAACCTCAAGCAGCTTTACGGGCAGACGGAGGCGAGCGTCTTCATCACCCAGCAACCCGATCACGAAGTGCGGCCCGATACGGTCGGCGTCCCCTCGCCCGGGGTGGAGCTGCGCATCGCGGAAAATGGCGAGGTCTATTACCGGAGCCCCGGGGTTTTCGTGGAATATTACAAGAACCCTGAAAGCACGGCCTCGACCAAGGATCCGGATGGGTGGGTCGCCACGGGCGATGCCGGCTTCATCGAGGAAGGCACGGGGCATCTGCGGATCATCGACCGGGCCAAGGATGTGGGCAAGATGGCCGATGGCAGCCTGTTCGCGCCCAAATACGTCGAGAACAAGCTGAAATTCTTTCCCAACATCCTTGAGGCTGTGGTGTTCGGGAATGGAAGGGATTTCTGCACCGCCTTCATCAACATCGACCTGACGGCGGTGGGCAACTGGGCCGAGCGCAACAACATCGCCTATGGGTCCTACCAGGAATTGGCGGGGCACGAGCGGGTTCTGGGCATGATCCAGGGCCATGTCGAAGAGGTGAACCGCAGCCTTGCCGATGACGCGATGCTGTCGGGTTGCCAGGTGCATCGCTTCCTTGTGCTGCACAAGGAGCTGGACGCCGATGATGGCGAGCTGACCCGCACCCGCAAGGTGCGCCGCCGGATCATCGAGGAGAAATTCGCCGATCTGATCGACGCGCTCTATGCGGGCAAGGCCCAGCAATACACCGAGACGGAAGTGACCTACGAGGACGGACGCAAGGGCAAGATCAGCGCAACGCTGGAATTGCGCGACGCGATGGTCGTGGGGGCCGGGCCCGAGACGCGGGTGGCGGCGGAATGA
- a CDS encoding ABC transporter ATP-binding protein — MHDAAQDVTVTADGRTIGGVVMEMRNITLRFGGVVAIKDISFDIREGEIRAIIGPNGAGKSSMLNVISGFYHPQEGEVIYRGSKRPPMKPFQVARQGIARTFQNIALFEGMTVLDNVMTGRLNHMKASILDQAIWWGKAQREEVENRRKAEEVIDFLEIQNIRKTPVGRLPYGLKKRVELARALVAEPKILLLDEPMAGMNVEEKEDMSRFILDVNDEFGTTIVLIEHDMGVVMDLSDRVVVMDYGKKIGDGTPDEVRRNQEVIDAYLGVSHD; from the coding sequence ATGCACGATGCGGCACAGGATGTGACCGTCACCGCCGATGGGCGCACCATCGGGGGCGTGGTGATGGAGATGCGCAACATCACGCTGCGATTCGGCGGCGTGGTGGCGATCAAGGACATCAGTTTCGACATCCGCGAGGGCGAGATCCGGGCGATCATCGGGCCCAATGGCGCGGGCAAGTCGTCGATGCTCAACGTCATCTCGGGGTTCTACCACCCGCAGGAGGGCGAGGTGATCTATCGCGGGTCCAAGCGCCCGCCGATGAAACCCTTTCAGGTGGCCCGCCAGGGCATCGCCCGTACGTTCCAGAACATCGCGCTTTTCGAGGGGATGACGGTTCTGGACAACGTGATGACCGGCCGTCTGAACCACATGAAGGCCAGTATCCTCGACCAGGCGATCTGGTGGGGCAAGGCGCAGCGCGAAGAGGTGGAGAACCGCCGCAAGGCCGAGGAGGTCATCGATTTCCTCGAGATCCAGAACATCCGCAAGACGCCCGTGGGCCGCCTGCCCTATGGTCTGAAGAAGCGGGTGGAGCTGGCGCGCGCGCTGGTGGCGGAACCCAAGATCCTGCTTCTCGACGAACCCATGGCGGGGATGAACGTCGAGGAGAAGGAGGACATGAGCCGCTTCATCCTGGATGTGAACGACGAATTCGGGACCACCATCGTGCTGATCGAGCATGACATGGGCGTGGTCATGGACCTGTCGGACCGCGTGGTCGTGATGGATTACGGCAAGAAGATCGGGGACGGTACGCCCGACGAGGTGCGCCGCAACCAGGAGGTCATCGACGCCTACCTGGGGGTGTCCCATGACTGA
- a CDS encoding branched-chain amino acid ABC transporter permease, which yields MPDQLIFAMEVMLNGLLNGVMYALVALGFVLIFKASGIFNYAQGVMALFAAMTLVGIQQGRVPFGHLINEIFGTDIHYFGWTVPAFAAIALTVLVMVVFAWLVQRFVFKHLVGQEPIILFMATIGLAYFLEGVSDLMWGSEIRNMDVGLPQGINDWIDSTTFDIFGYGFFIDNLDISAAIVAGLLVAGLIAFAQYTKQGRAMRAVADDHQAALSVGIKLNYVWVLVWSLAGIVALVAGIMWGSKLGVQFSLSLIALKALPVLMLGGFTSIPGAIIGGLIIGVGEALFEFSIGPMIGGATENWFAYVLALVFLVFRPQGLFGEKIIERV from the coding sequence ATGCCTGACCAGTTGATCTTTGCCATGGAGGTCATGCTCAACGGCCTTCTGAACGGGGTGATGTATGCGCTGGTGGCGCTGGGCTTCGTCCTGATCTTCAAGGCGAGCGGAATCTTCAACTACGCGCAGGGGGTCATGGCGCTGTTTGCCGCCATGACGCTTGTGGGCATCCAGCAGGGCCGCGTGCCGTTCGGCCATCTGATCAACGAGATCTTCGGCACCGACATCCATTATTTCGGCTGGACCGTTCCGGCCTTTGCGGCCATCGCGCTGACGGTTCTGGTGATGGTCGTCTTTGCCTGGCTGGTGCAGCGCTTCGTGTTCAAGCACCTGGTCGGGCAGGAACCCATCATCCTGTTCATGGCGACCATCGGCCTGGCCTATTTCCTGGAAGGTGTGTCGGACCTGATGTGGGGCTCGGAAATCCGCAACATGGATGTGGGCCTGCCGCAGGGGATCAACGACTGGATCGACAGCACGACCTTTGACATCTTTGGCTACGGGTTCTTCATCGACAATCTCGACATCTCGGCGGCCATCGTGGCGGGGCTGTTGGTGGCGGGGCTGATCGCTTTCGCGCAATACACCAAGCAGGGCCGCGCGATGCGGGCGGTGGCCGATGACCACCAGGCCGCGCTGAGTGTCGGCATCAAGCTCAACTATGTCTGGGTTCTGGTCTGGTCGCTGGCGGGGATCGTGGCACTGGTGGCGGGGATCATGTGGGGCTCGAAGCTGGGCGTGCAGTTCAGCCTGTCGCTGATCGCGCTCAAGGCGCTGCCGGTGCTGATGCTGGGCGGTTTCACCTCGATCCCCGGGGCGATCATCGGGGGGCTGATCATCGGGGTGGGCGAGGCGCTGTTCGAGTTTTCGATCGGTCCGATGATCGGTGGCGCGACCGAGAACTGGTTCGCCTATGTGCTGGCGCTCGTTTTCCTCGTGTTCCGGCCGCAGGGCCTGTTCGGCGAGAAGATCATCGAGAGGGTGTGA